The Planococcus liqunii genome includes a region encoding these proteins:
- a CDS encoding inositol monophosphatase family protein → MELHAMDLYIKSLIKEAGHRIRNSFVSDITIETKSDANDLVTNIDKEIEQFFIQRIRRDYPGHRIFGEEGFGDDIQDLEGIVWMLDPIDGTMNFVHQKRNFAISLGVYESGTGQLGYIYDVVNDDLYYAVRGEGAYYNDEKLKPLIDTSIVESIVAINASWLAPNRYLDHEAAIRLVQTVRGTRSYGSAALELAFLASGRIDAYVSMRLSPWDIAGGAVIAGEVGAVMTNFRGEAANLLKQDTFIAANPSIHNIMLSDYIRLK, encoded by the coding sequence ATGGAATTGCATGCAATGGATTTATACATTAAATCATTGATTAAAGAAGCGGGGCATCGCATCCGGAATTCGTTTGTCAGCGATATTACGATTGAAACGAAGTCCGATGCCAATGATTTGGTGACGAATATTGATAAAGAAATTGAACAATTTTTTATTCAACGGATACGCCGGGATTATCCCGGTCACCGCATTTTTGGGGAAGAAGGGTTTGGCGACGATATTCAGGACCTGGAAGGCATTGTCTGGATGCTTGATCCGATTGACGGTACGATGAATTTTGTTCATCAGAAGCGCAATTTTGCGATTTCCCTTGGTGTTTATGAAAGCGGCACAGGCCAGCTTGGATACATATACGATGTTGTCAATGATGATTTGTATTATGCAGTGCGTGGGGAAGGTGCTTATTATAACGATGAAAAATTGAAGCCGCTGATTGACACTTCCATTGTCGAATCGATTGTCGCCATCAATGCCAGCTGGCTGGCGCCAAACCGGTATTTGGACCATGAAGCAGCAATCCGGCTTGTCCAAACTGTACGCGGTACGCGGTCCTATGGTTCAGCAGCACTTGAACTGGCCTTCCTGGCGAGCGGCCGCATAGATGCCTATGTATCGATGAGGCTGTCTCCTTGGGATATTGCGGGAGGCGCCGTGATTGCAGGAGAAGTAGGGGCGGTCATGACCAATTTCAGAGGAGAAGCCGCAAATTTGCTCAAGCAAGACACATTCATCGCAGCCAATCCGTCGATACACAATATTATGTTATCGGACTATATTCGGTTAAAATAA
- a CDS encoding YktB family protein, producing the protein MTPYWNEQDFEVFDTPGLEARMELLIERVRPKFEELGSHYSSFFSATTGDEFFPHVAKHMRRTVNPPNDSWVAFAPHKRGYKAVPHFQIGLWNSHVFIILAVIYEAPNKTAMAHNLLDEEAIAALPEGFVVSGDHMKPDAAPLAEMTDGELNKLIVRLRDVKKGEFVIGRHILKEEAIKMSEEEFKEFAEETFAALLPVYKTLLQKEKMPQR; encoded by the coding sequence TTGACGCCATATTGGAATGAACAGGATTTTGAAGTATTTGATACACCTGGCCTTGAAGCCCGAATGGAACTGCTGATAGAACGGGTGCGCCCGAAATTCGAGGAATTGGGCAGCCATTATTCTTCATTTTTTTCAGCCACAACCGGAGATGAGTTTTTTCCGCATGTAGCGAAGCATATGCGCCGTACGGTAAATCCGCCAAATGATAGCTGGGTGGCTTTTGCGCCGCATAAAAGAGGCTATAAAGCGGTTCCCCACTTTCAGATCGGTTTATGGAACAGCCATGTTTTTATCATATTGGCGGTTATATACGAAGCCCCAAATAAAACGGCGATGGCGCATAACTTATTGGACGAAGAAGCAATTGCCGCTTTGCCGGAAGGTTTTGTCGTATCGGGTGACCACATGAAACCGGATGCGGCTCCATTGGCCGAAATGACAGATGGCGAGTTGAACAAACTGATTGTCCGTCTGCGGGATGTTAAAAAAGGCGAATTTGTGATCGGCCGCCATATTCTAAAAGAAGAAGCCATTAAAATGAGCGAAGAAGAGTTCAAAGAATTTGCTGAAGAAACCTTTGCAGCTCTTTTGCCTGTTTATAAGACCCTCTTACAGAAAGAAAAAATGCCGCAGCGCTGA
- a CDS encoding UPF0223 family protein translates to MDYSYPFSIDWTTDEIIDVVTFFEGIEMAYEKGIKRDNIMARYRRFKEIVPSIAEEKTYFREFEEESGYASFPVIKEMKAKNDSDVIKIKKR, encoded by the coding sequence ATGGATTATTCTTATCCGTTTTCTATCGACTGGACAACAGATGAAATCATTGACGTCGTAACATTTTTCGAGGGAATTGAAATGGCTTACGAAAAAGGGATCAAACGGGACAATATCATGGCGCGTTACCGCCGGTTTAAAGAAATCGTCCCTTCCATCGCGGAAGAGAAAACGTATTTCCGTGAATTTGAAGAAGAAAGCGGCTACGCCAGTTTTCCGGTGATCAAAGAAATGAAAGCCAAAAACGACAGCGATGTCATCAAAATTAAAAAAAGATAA
- a CDS encoding NAD(P)H-dependent flavin oxidoreductase, translating to MNFKTRVTDLLGTELPIVQGGLAYLAYAELAAAVSNAGGLGQITAMSLSSPEMLREEIRKVRQLTDRPFGVNFAIGEHGRAFSHMLEVAIEENVPVVSMTGGNPTPIFDQLKGTPIKKLVLVAARRQAQKAEELGADAVMVVGHEGGGHLGRDDIGTMVLIPQVVDAVSIPVIASGGIGDGRGWMAAHALGAEGIEMGTRFIATRECVHASEVYKKALIDSTESDTVIIKKSIGSPARTLKNSWTDKILEIEAATPNYEALRNYVSGEANKRYIYEGNLDEGFGWAGQVTGLIKDVPTVAELLGRMVGEAGEIRKRWAITP from the coding sequence ATGAATTTTAAAACACGGGTAACAGACTTATTGGGGACAGAGCTGCCGATTGTTCAAGGAGGGCTCGCATATTTGGCATATGCGGAATTAGCGGCTGCCGTTTCAAATGCAGGAGGGCTCGGCCAGATTACGGCCATGAGTTTATCGTCTCCGGAAATGCTGCGGGAGGAGATCCGGAAAGTGCGTCAATTGACAGACCGGCCATTTGGCGTCAATTTTGCCATTGGCGAACACGGCCGGGCATTTTCACACATGCTGGAAGTGGCGATTGAAGAAAATGTGCCGGTCGTATCGATGACCGGAGGAAATCCGACGCCGATTTTCGATCAATTGAAAGGCACTCCGATTAAAAAATTGGTGCTTGTCGCAGCGAGGCGCCAAGCGCAAAAAGCGGAAGAGCTAGGCGCGGATGCTGTCATGGTTGTCGGGCACGAAGGCGGCGGCCATTTAGGGCGGGACGACATCGGAACGATGGTACTGATTCCGCAAGTGGTGGACGCTGTCTCAATCCCGGTCATTGCTTCAGGCGGCATCGGAGACGGCAGAGGCTGGATGGCTGCTCATGCGCTTGGCGCAGAGGGCATTGAGATGGGAACCCGTTTTATTGCTACACGAGAATGTGTCCATGCTTCAGAAGTTTATAAAAAAGCATTGATTGACAGCACGGAAAGCGATACGGTTATTATTAAGAAAAGCATCGGTTCGCCTGCCCGGACTTTGAAAAACAGCTGGACCGATAAAATTCTTGAAATTGAAGCTGCTACGCCAAATTATGAAGCATTGCGCAATTATGTCAGCGGCGAGGCGAATAAAAGATATATATATGAAGGAAACCTGGATGAAGGGTTTGGCTGGGCCGGCCAAGTCACCGGCTTGATCAAAGACGTGCCGACTGTAGCGGAACTGCTGGGCCGGATGGTCGGCGAAGCTGGAGAAATCCGCAAAAGATGGGCGATTACACCATGA
- a CDS encoding aminotransferase class I/II-fold pyridoxal phosphate-dependent enzyme — MSQLETPLFDALLKHRNRHPIQFHIPGHKKGQGVDPAFREFVGDNVLSIDLINIAPLDDLHSPKGAIKQAQELAAQAFGADYTFFSVQGTSGAIMTMILSVVGPNDKILVPRNVHKSIMSAIVFAGAIPIFIHPEVDTELGISHGISAEAVEKALAEYPDAKAVLVINPTYFGVAADLKRIVDIAHSRDIPVLVDEAHGVHIHFHKSLPVSAMAAGADMAATSVHKLGGSMTQSSVLNVREGLVSAKRVQSTLSMLTTTSTSYPILASLDTARRQLAIHGYDLIDQAIRLAQDARKRINKIPHLYCVGKEILNTSATYDMDPTKLLISVKNLGITGHQAEEWLRENANIEIELSDLYNILALVTIGDTRKELNLLINALQRMSKAFESEAAIIEPAVLLPDIPRLAMTPRDAFYATTEVISIEDAVGRISAEFIMVYPPGIPIFIPGEIITQENINYIDMNVKAGLPVQGPEDDTLKKLRVIKEQQAIR; from the coding sequence TTGTCTCAATTAGAAACTCCGTTATTCGATGCGCTCCTAAAGCACCGTAACCGGCACCCAATACAATTCCATATTCCTGGACATAAAAAAGGGCAAGGCGTCGATCCGGCTTTCCGGGAATTTGTCGGCGATAATGTTTTATCCATCGACTTAATCAATATTGCACCTTTAGATGATCTTCATTCACCGAAAGGCGCCATTAAACAAGCTCAAGAATTGGCTGCCCAAGCATTCGGGGCCGATTATACGTTCTTTTCCGTCCAAGGAACAAGCGGTGCCATCATGACGATGATTTTAAGCGTCGTTGGCCCGAATGACAAAATCCTGGTTCCGCGAAACGTCCATAAATCAATTATGTCCGCTATCGTATTTGCCGGCGCGATTCCGATTTTTATCCATCCGGAAGTTGATACGGAGCTGGGCATTTCCCATGGCATTTCAGCTGAAGCTGTTGAAAAGGCTTTGGCAGAATATCCGGACGCTAAAGCCGTGCTCGTCATCAATCCGACGTATTTCGGCGTAGCAGCTGATTTAAAACGCATCGTGGACATTGCGCATAGCCGCGATATTCCCGTATTGGTCGACGAAGCACACGGCGTCCACATCCATTTCCACAAGTCGCTCCCTGTATCCGCGATGGCTGCGGGCGCTGATATGGCGGCCACTTCCGTCCATAAACTGGGCGGCTCCATGACGCAGAGTTCAGTATTGAATGTGCGTGAAGGGCTGGTTTCAGCAAAACGCGTCCAGTCGACGCTTTCCATGCTGACCACCACTTCCACATCGTATCCGATTCTGGCGTCGCTCGATACAGCCCGCCGACAGCTGGCGATCCATGGCTACGATTTGATCGACCAGGCAATCCGGCTGGCGCAGGATGCACGCAAGCGGATCAATAAGATCCCTCATTTATACTGTGTCGGCAAAGAGATTTTAAATACGTCCGCTACCTACGACATGGATCCGACGAAACTGCTGATCAGTGTCAAAAACCTGGGCATTACAGGCCATCAAGCAGAAGAATGGCTGAGAGAAAATGCCAACATTGAAATTGAATTGTCCGATCTCTATAACATCCTTGCCTTGGTGACAATCGGGGATACGCGCAAAGAGCTCAATCTTTTGATTAACGCTTTGCAGCGGATGAGCAAGGCGTTTGAAAGCGAAGCCGCTATCATTGAACCAGCGGTGCTGCTGCCGGATATTCCGCGGCTTGCCATGACGCCAAGAGATGCTTTTTATGCCACAACGGAAGTCATTTCCATCGAAGATGCGGTTGGCCGCATTTCGGCTGAATTCATCATGGTTTATCCACCAGGCATTCCGATTTTCATCCCTGGAGAAATCATTACGCAAGAAAACATCAATTATATCGATATGAACGTGAAGGCAGGGCTTCCGGTCCAAGGGCCTGAAGACGATACGTTGAAAAAGCTGCGCGTCATAAAAGAGCAGCAAGCGATTCGTTAA
- a CDS encoding polysaccharide deacetylase family protein, whose product MVHTKWFLLAAALALLTACNAENAEPEKEKETPDTEQAVPETTEKDPEEKTEVVQTEVPAEKAEEPAELAAEPKYRLNPATWNIEPIGDAPAEAILITIDDAPADHSIEMAAALKELDVPAIFFVNGHFLDSDEEKANLKKIHEMGFAIGNHTYNHNNLKTIGEEQQQEEILSLSEAVEEIIGEKPKFFRAPNGSNTDYSKALVAQEGMLLMNWTYGYDWEKQYMDAAALTDVMVNTELLRNGANLLMHDREWTAQALPGIIEGLRAKGYSFIEPAEIEGVK is encoded by the coding sequence ATGGTACATACGAAATGGTTTCTACTGGCTGCCGCATTGGCTCTTTTAACAGCCTGCAATGCAGAAAATGCCGAGCCGGAGAAGGAAAAAGAAACGCCTGACACTGAACAGGCCGTTCCCGAAACTACTGAAAAAGATCCAGAAGAAAAAACTGAAGTGGTGCAGACGGAAGTCCCGGCAGAGAAGGCGGAAGAACCTGCTGAATTGGCAGCTGAACCAAAATATCGCCTCAATCCGGCGACGTGGAATATCGAGCCGATTGGTGATGCCCCTGCAGAAGCTATATTGATTACGATTGATGATGCACCGGCAGACCATTCCATAGAAATGGCGGCTGCTCTTAAAGAACTGGACGTGCCAGCCATTTTCTTTGTCAACGGCCATTTTTTGGACAGCGATGAAGAAAAAGCGAACCTGAAAAAAATTCACGAGATGGGCTTTGCTATTGGCAACCATACCTATAACCACAACAATTTAAAAACGATTGGCGAAGAGCAGCAGCAGGAAGAAATTTTATCGCTGAGCGAAGCAGTCGAGGAGATAATTGGAGAAAAGCCAAAGTTTTTCAGGGCGCCAAACGGCTCGAATACAGATTACAGCAAAGCATTGGTTGCGCAGGAAGGCATGCTGCTGATGAACTGGACATATGGCTACGATTGGGAAAAACAATACATGGATGCTGCTGCTTTGACAGACGTCATGGTAAATACCGAATTGCTGCGGAACGGCGCGAATTTGCTGATGCATGACCGGGAATGGACAGCCCAAGCACTGCCCGGCATTATTGAAGGCTTACGAGCGAAAGGGTATTCCTTTATCGAACCTGCTGAAATAGAAGGTGTAAAATAG